The Mixophyes fleayi isolate aMixFle1 chromosome 1, aMixFle1.hap1, whole genome shotgun sequence genome includes a region encoding these proteins:
- the LOC142160793 gene encoding solute carrier family 2, facilitated glucose transporter member 11-like yields MALPATGVFPLNLPVLTLVLAIGGTFQYGLHISLINSPSKYVQSFINNTWEQRYGTILLPDTVMLLWSIIVSVFSVGGLLGCLIVGHLSVKFGRKKTQLYNNVVALVGASLMCTSRVAQSFEMIILGRFLYGINAGVSLNLHTMYIGECAPQGKRGMVTVSVSLAIATGKLMGFIIGLREIWGTEDLWPYLLAFSAIPAFIQMVTLPFFPESPRYLLIDKGDKDGCLKAMQQLWGPGEHSVEMENMLTEKEAVGKQTKGVKDLLMDRSVRWQMITLLLICGAIQLIGINAVYFYAYDIFQNAGITATEAPYVSLGIGITEILTTVLCGFLIDRLGRKTLLWVNYIFLALTLTVLTVTLSIQDLCSWLPYVSCMLIFIFTLCYGLGPGGVSCVLPTELFVQSYRPAAYAITGVLIWLGLFVIGLAFPFIEEALGTLCFIFFLIYCISMAVFSFWTLPETKDRSMMEILESFHQLNFGDKKNKLDCTRF; encoded by the exons ATGGCTCTGCCTGCTACTGGG GTGTTCCCTCTGAATCTTCCAGTATTAACTCTGGTTCTGGCTATTGGTGGCACGTTCCAGTATGGGTTGCACATCTCTCTCATCAATTCTCCTTCAAAA TATGTTCAAAGTTTCATCAACAACACATGGGAGCAGCGGTATGGGACTATCCTCCTGCCAGATACCGTCATGTTGCTTTGGTCCATCATTGTATCTGTATTTAGTGTTGGGGGACTCCTGGGCTGTCTCATAGTTGGACATCTCTCAGTCAAATTTGGAAG AAAAAAGACCCAGCTATATAATAATGTGGTTGCTCTTGTGGGTGCCTCCTTAATGTGTACGAGCCGGGTTGCCCAATCGTTTGAAATGATCATACTGGGAAGATTCCTGTATGGAATTAATGCAG GTGTGAGTTTGAACCTTCACACAATGTATATCGGTGAGTGTGCTCCTCAGGGGAAGCGTGGAATGGTCACTGTATCAGTGTCCCTAGCCATTGCCACTGGGAAGCTGATGGGGTTCATTATAGGACTCAG GGAAATTTGGGGAACAGAGGACTTGTGGCCTTATCTACTGGCATTCAGTGCTATTCCTGCCTTCATCCAGATGGTGACACTGCCCTTTTTCCCAGAGTCTCCCCGATACCTTCTTATTGACAAAGGTGACAAAGATGGTTGTCTTAAAG CTATGCAACAGCTCTGGGGTCCAGGAGAACATAGTGTGGAGATGGAAAACATGTTGACAGAGAAGGAAGCAGTAGGAAAGCAGACGAAAGGTGTGAAGGATCTCCTGATGGATCGCTCAGTGCGCTGGCAGATGATCACACTGCTGCTAATTTGTGGAGCTATACAACTTATCGGCATCAATGCG GTTTATTTCTACGCATATGACATTTTCCAGAACGCAGGTATCACAGCCACAGAGGCACCATATGTCTCTCTTGGGATCGGGATCACAGAGATTCTCACAACAGTACTATGT GGTTTTCTCATTGATCGTTTGGGCAGGAAAACGCTTCTGTGGGTGAACTATATATTCTTGGCTCTGACACTGACAGTTCTTACTGTCACCTTATCTATCCAG GATTTATGCTCTTGGCTCCCATACGTTTCTTGTATGTTGATCTTCATATTCACCTTATGCTACGGGTTGGGACCTG GGGGAGTGTCTTGTGTGCTTCCCACGGAGTTGTTTGTACAGTCTTACAGACCAGCAGCCTATGCCATAACTGGAGTCCTTATTTGGCTTGGCCTATTTGTAATAGGCCTGGCTTTCCCTTTCATTGAG gaGGCATTGGGGACTTTGTGCTTCATTTTTTTCTTGATTTACTGTATCTCTATGGCTGTATTTTCTTTCTGGACGTTGCCAGAAACCAAAGACCGGAGCATGATGGAGATACTGGAATCATTTCACCAGCTCAACTTCGGAGACAAGAAGAACAAGCTCGACTGTACCAGATTTTAG